ttttttctatattttattaaTGTAATTGCAGTTACTATTTCATTCATCCGTATGCATGGAAAATAGTATGTACATATAGTGGAAGTCAACCATAACTTTCAATGAGCTTGTTTCACTTTTTTCATAACAAACTTCTTTATACTTTACATTATCGTTGCTTTTGGGAATGATGTCATTGCCATAAGCTCTCTAGATCAACTTTATTCTCACTTTTGAAGTTCATTTGTTGGAGGATTGGGTTGGGACTAAAAGCTCTATAACGTTGGTTGTTTTGCCGAGCCACTGGCAGTACTTGTTTTTGATTTTGTTGGTGACTCAGAGCTTGGTTTGTCATTTTGAGTCAACAGTTAGTTCGTTACAGGTTTCCTATTCTCTAACTTTCAAGGTTCCTGTCAGGTACAAGCCTGATGCAATTAAAGGAGACATGGATTCAATCAGGACAGAAGTACTTGATTTCTATGCAAACTTGGTATCCCTCTCACTATCTACATCTTTTCTTGTTTTTTGTTTGCCAATCTCCATGTAATGGAGAAAATTATTTCAGAACTCAGCGTTGTGGCTCACACTCACACCAAATTGCCGTGATTATTAAGTTACTATGTTACTGCTAGTATATAGTCTTCCTTCCATAAATCATGTTGAGGGTTTTATACTCTTTTGCTTCCTGCAGGGAACGAAGATAATTGATGAGTCTCAAGATCAGGACACCACAGATTTACACAAATGTGTTGCATACATACGTGACCTCGTACCAAATACGGATAAATCAGAAGTAAGTTAAAATCTGATGATACTTTATTAGTCTTTTGCAAGGAGGAGATGTGGGAATGAACTGATGTCAATATCAATTCTAGGCTTAGATAGTTTTTGGATAAATGAAATGAATTGAATCCTGTGTAGAATGATCCCTTATCCCTGCTCGATAGTTAAGAATCACTATAATACTATGTGTATTTTGTTTTACCTTTTGGAATTAATCTCGGCTGCCCTTATCTCTCAACATGATGGCAGCTATGCATCCTCGCTACTGGAGCACTTGGCGGGAGATTTGATCACGAGATGGGAAATATTAATGTGCTCTGTCGATTCTCCAACACACGTATTATCCTTCTATCTGATGATTGCCTCATTCATCTTCTTCCAAAGAATCACTCGCATAAGATCTTTATTCAATCTTCTCTTGAGGGTCCACATTGTGGACTCGTTCCCATCGGGATGCCATCAGGAAGTTCTACAACCACGGGACTCAAGTGGGATCTCAGTAAGTATTGCATATTTTGTTCAATAATAATGTTATGTACTAGTAAGTATTGCACATGACAGTATATATACACGACGCTTTGCTGAATCAttatctttaatttatttttcagtcATCCAGATATGATCTTACTTGGCCGTGTAGTCTGATGATTAACAATCTATTTTCACAATTTCAGATGAAACAGAGATGAGATTTGGCGGTTTAGTAAGCACATCAAATGTTGTAAATGGAGATATAGTAACAGTACAGTCTGATTCAGATCTTCTTTGGACTATTTCTATTAAGAAGCTCTAGGTTTTACACGTTGTTGTGCATTCGACTCCGACTTTTCATATCTCCCATGTCTAGTAATTAGACGGGTCTAATTCTATTTAAAGGCCAGGCTTTCTCCTGACCTCTGtttatgtttcttttttcttttcatatacTGTGTGAATTATGGGACGGTAGAAGGAAATTATTTATTGATTGGGAAGTTCTATTCCTAATAACCAATAAAAATCATGGAAGTTCAGGTGCAAAGAAGTTACATGAATTATATGGCTCTTT
The Vicia villosa cultivar HV-30 ecotype Madison, WI linkage group LG6, Vvil1.0, whole genome shotgun sequence genome window above contains:
- the LOC131610837 gene encoding thiamine pyrophosphokinase 1, which translates into the protein MELMCHSSTFLLPPENQNTASSSSSSSSSSSVSLTYALVILNQNLPKFTPLLWDHACIRVCADGGANRVFDEMPLLFPQLNPSHVRSRYKPDAIKGDMDSIRTEVLDFYANLGTKIIDESQDQDTTDLHKCVAYIRDLVPNTDKSELCILATGALGGRFDHEMGNINVLCRFSNTRIILLSDDCLIHLLPKNHSHKIFIQSSLEGPHCGLVPIGMPSGSSTTTGLKWDLNETEMRFGGLVSTSNVVNGDIVTVQSDSDLLWTISIKKL